ATCGGCGCTACGCGTGTCATTCCAGAGCAGAGCCTCTCGAATGACCTCACCGTCTGCGTCAAGTAGAACCATTCCGTGTTGCTGACCGGCGACCGATAGAGCTCGAACGTCGTCCAAGCCGCCGGCCTGGTCGACTGCTTCAAGGAACGCATCCCACCAGTAATCGGGATGTACTTCCGTTCCGTCCGGGTGGGGGGCACGGCCCTCACGCACGATCTCTCCCGTTGCCGGATCAAGGATTACGACCTTGCAAGACTGTGTGGAGGAATCAACTCCCGCAACGAACTTTCGTTCTGACACGTCTACCTCACTAACACGGAGAGAGTGGGGTCTCGGAACGTCTGTGGGCTCCTATTTGAGTGAGGCTACGCATCCCTCAAAATCGCTCCTCGATCGTTTCCGAGACCCCACTCTCTTCGTCTCATTACTCTCTAACAATAAACAACCAGAACGAACTAACCGATTAGGTGCCTCATCGCCTGCTGGTAAAGCTCAACGAAATGGTACTCGCGACCCCCTGCCTCAGCCGCATCGAAGTCTTCGAACGAGGAACGATCCGCGAGGAAATCCTCGTACGACTCGGACGCATCCAGCGTCGGTACAGCCAGCTCTGGGATCTTCGCCTGCTCCATGAGCTCCTGAGTCTTCGGATCGGCCCTGAAAGCTTCGGCTTTCTCTTTCAACATCAGGTACATCTCCATGTTCGCGGCGGCACTCTCCCACACACCATCCGTACCCTCAGTGCGCGCTGGCTTGTAGTCGAAGTGGCGGGGGCCGTCATAACGAGGGCAATCAGGCTGCCCAGCGAACCCGTTCTCAATCAAGTCGACGGTAAAGAAGGCCGATGAGAGATCACCATGTCCGAATACCTTGTCCTGGTCGTACTTGATGCCTGACTGACCGTTGAGGTCAATGTGGAATAGCTTGCCGGCATTTAGTGCCTGGGCGATCCCGTGCGTGTAGTTCAAACCTGCCATTTGCTCGTGTCCGACTTCCGGGTTCAGACCAACAATGTCACCGTTGTCCAGTTCGGCGATCAGTGCCATCGCGTGACCGATGCTCGGGAGGAAGATGTCGCCGCGAGGCTCGTTCGGCTTGGGTTCTAGGCCGATCTTCAGGCCGTACCCCTTCTCCTTGATGTAGCCCGCAACCGTGTCCAGACCCTCCTTGTAGCGGTCAAATGCAGCGTTGAGATTCTTGGACGAGTCATAGTCCATCCCTTCGCGTCCGCCCCACATGACGAACACTTCCGCACCCAGCTCCGCTG
The sequence above is a segment of the Actinomycetaceae bacterium MB13-C1-2 genome. Coding sequences within it:
- the xylA gene encoding xylose isomerase, producing the protein MVRKPQPSDKFTFGLWTVGWNAVDPFGVGTREVPDPWDSVRKLAELGAYGFTFHDNDVFPFEATDAERAERIAKVKKAADETGMAIPMVTTNTFTHPVFKDGGLTNNDRDIRRFGLRKVMRNVDLAAELGAEVFVMWGGREGMDYDSSKNLNAAFDRYKEGLDTVAGYIKEKGYGLKIGLEPKPNEPRGDIFLPSIGHAMALIAELDNGDIVGLNPEVGHEQMAGLNYTHGIAQALNAGKLFHIDLNGQSGIKYDQDKVFGHGDLSSAFFTVDLIENGFAGQPDCPRYDGPRHFDYKPARTEGTDGVWESAAANMEMYLMLKEKAEAFRADPKTQELMEQAKIPELAVPTLDASESYEDFLADRSSFEDFDAAEAGGREYHFVELYQQAMRHLIG